The window AAGACTTTTTAATCTAACACTGTATATGCAAAAAGGTTGAGTCTTTTACAAAATTATTATCCTAGCAGAATTAGCATATAACAAGTCATGTCTCCCTTCATTCGCAgactatgttttttaaaagctgGGTATTGTGTTTAAGTTTAAGATCAGTAGAGGAACTTTTGCTTAAAACAACCTCATTTTAATTCATTGTATAAATGATCATATATATCCTCCTCCTTTAGATTGTGTACAGttggattttttaatatttgtgtttttaatagATACTGaggcatttttttctctaatattttaccaaaagaaaatgagaaaaattacatGCTTCTGTCTTGATTCTTAGCCAGCCATATTGGAACTTTGGTTGAAATGAGTCTCTGAAACTGGTATATTTGAGAGCTATAAGCCTGAGTTTAGAAAAAATGTTTAGATTTCTTAGAatcaatattttgtttgttagatGCTCGTCAATGTTCCCTGCTCAGACCTGGCTCAGGAATTATGCCAAAGTCCTATCACCGTCCAGGGGCTCCAGAACACCCTCCAGCAGGTACTTGACCAGAGAGAGGAAGCCCGACAGTCTAGACAACTCCTGGAGCTTTATCTGCAGGCTTTGGAGAAAGAGGGCAGCATCTTGTCAAAGCAAAAAGGTAGGACTCCGGTTGACAGGGGGTTGTTACCTGAGAACCCAGTGCCCGTAGAGCACTTCTTTGGAAAGAACAAAATGTTTATAATGCAGTCAGAAACACTGAAGCCACAGCTGCTGGGATCTTGAAATGACATGTTTATATCTCACCCGACTGATTACTCCAGATGGTTTTTATAGCTGTATGATTACACAGAGTGATAATCTCCAACTCACGTCTGCTTTATAGAATCCAAAGCCAAGTTCGGTGAAGAGATGGATGTGGTTGACACAAGTATTAGCAGAGAGATGTCCTCCAAAACTGCTCTTACAAGCCAGATCCTTACTGCACTGAAGgagaagccagccccagagctaAGCCTGTCTAGTCAGGATTTGGAGGTGGGCGAGAACCAGGGACACTGAACTCCAGAAAATGACGTGTCATAAAGATGTTGCATTGCTGTGCAGACTCATGTATGGGATTTTATTTTCCACCTCAGCTGACCCTGGATCATAGCTACCAATTTGTCTATTCTATGTCAAAATCCTTCCAAACATCTAATCTAAATCAAATGGCTTTTAAGATGGGTGCACTTCCTCAGATCATCAAACATGGTTCTCTGGTCCAAGGTCAGTAATAGAATGATTAAGCCTGACAGGGATGAATAACTAACTGGGTTCAGACTTCTGAGAGGATTCCAGTTTCTATCATTGGTTGAAGAAGAACTATAGTCAATCTTAAGGCATGTAAAATATCACGGGAAAAGGCAAACTAGTCCTCAGCTCCTGGAGTGGATCATTTTGTGCTGGCTATCTCAGTCCAGGAAACTAGAAACTTAATGAAAGGAGCCCATCAGGGTGGGTGCCATTTCttaatgtttgaaattttccctGTCCCAAATATTCTCTTGTTGTATATAAAAGGGAAGGAAACTATGTTGGCTTGAGCTTGGCTAAATTTCCTGTAGGTGAGAGACTTTCTAGTTGTTCCAGGtatgcttttttcccaaagatcCTTTCCTGTTAGTGTTGTACGGGAAGAAAAAGTGCAAGACAACTTAATGGGAAACAAACTGGGTGGTGGCatttcagcatgaagacatagcCTGAGTTGCCATTGCTCCACCCTCCTTgcttaaaaaaaacattagagCAGCAAATAAGAATAGCAGAGGTGGTCATCAATGATTCTTATTCTTGCTGCAGTTGGTTACCAGGGAAGACCCCAAAGCACTGGCTTTTGCTTTGAACTGGGACATAAAGAAGACTGAAACTGTCCGCCAAGCCTGCAGTCAGGAGCTTGCTGTACGCCTCCAGCAGATCCAGAGCTTGCATTCTCTCAGGAACATTTCAGCCAGGAAGAATTCACTGCCTGAAGAACTGCAGAATCCTAAACAAGCCAAAGCAGACCCCATATAGCTCCAGCCAGGAACATGTCCAGGATGCCCTGCAGCCTTGTCTTGTGCTCACTTTTCATTATGGTCACCCTGATTGTTTTAACCACCCACACACTACTCTTCACCCACTGGGCATGTTCTCCAGGGCAGACTAGCGGCTGGCTTTAGGCCCCTTCCAGAAAAATGGTTAGTCATCTCAACATCTGCCCTTCCAACTATTTTGAACCATATAGCTGCACTGACATGAGCCCTTACCCTGTAATTACATGGTCTTATGttctctgtttaaaaataaattgtcatATTTTGGACTTTCATTATCCTTGTTGAAAAGATAGAACTGTAGATTTTTAGACACAAATAATGGTAGCAAAAGTGACATAACGAAGTGTTGATGATGGCCACAAACTTGTTTCTAaagttaatgaattttttttgttttttcgttTTAAGGCACATCATAAAGTTTGTAGACCATAGGGATATGCAGAGTGTAATTCACCATTgctaatatataattcagtattgtgaaattatttttattacaattatGAAACTCCTCAGTTTTCTAATATGTTTTATCAGTGGGGGGTATAAAAGGTCATTACATACATTTCCATGCAATGTGACTCCAAGTCGCTCTGAGTAGACAGCAGAGCACTTACCTCCTGTTTCTGTACAAACTTATTCTTTAGGTTTTGTAATGTACAGTACAGACTTAGGggggaaagttttattttcattgatttatttgactttttttttaagtatgcttagAGGAAAATAGAATGCTATTGAGAGATGCATTGGCTAGTTATTAGGTAAAAAAAACATGTAACTAAATCTTGGAGTTGAAGGAGAGTACAGAAGATAAACAGAACAAAAGaactgtttccttttctgctctTCAAGGGAGTTTCAGATCTAATCTGTCTCCTTTTACTAATGCCTTACCGTTGGTTCTCACTTTATTAACctcaacttttccttttttaacagtATACTTTGTAATGCCTCCTTAATTAGCCAACTTAAAATCATAGTTGATAACCCATCTACAAACATACTTTCAAAGCACTGACATAATACCCCAAATGTAATGTtacagaagcaaaaggaaaataacttaTAATAAAATGGCATGTATCTCAACATTTCACTGTCTGGGCCTGACTCTACCAGCAGGCACAGTGAAGCTGTCTTATGCTTGTACACTTACACTGAATTACTATGAACTTAACCGATGCAGGCTGGCATGGGTGTGTATGATTGTCAACTCAGACACTAAAGCAGCATTGCCCTTGGTGATAAGATTTTCAAAAATGGTAAAATTCTGGGCCAAATAACATTATTGTCCCTTGATTTACAAGTTagctttatttttagaaaatgcaaagtacattgaaactgaaaaataaaaaacctttatGTTGATATATAGAACAGAATTAGATTCCAGGCCAAGACACGTTTGGACAGGTTTTTTCATCTACATGAATGTCCAGTATGAAATTCAAAAATCATGTGGGATATGGGACCCCTCATTATATGAGACTGGCCTGGACACCACAGGATAATAACATCCTAGCTCTCCCCACTCGATGCCAGGCACAACCTCCAGTCTTTGAGGGGATGACAGAAGGCattcctaccccccacccccatgtttTCAGAATGCACCTGGAGAGGCAGTCATGTTCTGCCAGGGGCACAGGGCAGTTGCTGTCAGCTCTGTGCCAACTATCATTGCCTTGGAACCTCCCCAAACCATGTGAGCAAGGCCAGGCAGGGCAGGCTTGTCACCATTTATCTTACACAGGAGGGAAGTTTAGAGGCCAGAATTCAAAGGCAGGGCTTATTCTAATCCTGCTCCATATTTTCCCTTAATTCCACACACCCACCCCATCCTGTATCCTGGTCCCTGGTTTTGTCATACCAGTGTAATAAGTTGGAGTCAACACCAACTGGAAAATGCCCAATGTATCTACAGTGTAATTTGAAAAGACTTGTACCTGCAGCCCTGCTGGTGGTATAAGACTGGTAAGAGCATCTCAGTGAGCACTGTAATCTGCATGGGAGTAAATAAACCCCGGAttccagaaatattgaatggtATCTTTATTTGCTAACTATACTGACACCTCCATTTTTGCCCTATTGAGTTAAAGACATTTTATGTTGGCAGTAATAGAGTAGAGCTTTAGTTGGCCCGACTGGGTTGTGGTATTGGTATTCCATGTCTGCTGAAACAAATTTACCAGGCATCCCAACCATACAGGATAATGGAAAAAGCACTATGGATTTTGGAGTGAGGCAGACCTGCACTGCGTCTAATCTCTCAGACCTTAGTTTCAGCAAAAGCTAGGTTAGCCCAATGCCCCACCACTGAAAGGATTACATGAAGTAATACATGAGGAAGAGAACATGGCAAAAGATAGAATGGTTCCTTTTCATCTCCCCAGGGGCAGAGAAGGCAGGTGCATCCTTGGAAGGCCCCAGCCCTACACCTGCACACTTCAGTCTACAAACCACCCAGAAGCGTGGGGAGAAGTCACAGATACATTATGTTGCCCCTGAGATCATCTTTCCTACATGACTGTACCTCCAGGCCCTATAGAAAAGAAACACTGGAGCGCAGCAATATGTCTAAAAATAGGAGCTAGAGAGAGGGCAGATCCTGCCTGTTCTCATggtaggagaaaaaaatgtcaagGAAAGCAGCTGAGACTAATGAACTCACATTAGCCATATTCCATTTTTTCAACTTAAGTCAAATGTCGGTCCCCATTAGGCAATTGGCGTTGACAGGAGCTGTGCTAATTACCACTTACCAACCTTTAATTTCTGggtgaaagcaaaaggaaaaaaaaaaaagtaatgggtttttcattttccagagaaaaaggaataaaataatagtagtctgtcaaaaaaaaaaaaaacctgcattaATTACAAGAATTAACATGCTTTTACTAACCAGATTGTTTAGCTGTTTAATTTCCTAATTAtctattcaattttctttttgccttcagagtttttctcattttatttgtagGGTTCTGCCTTAAATTATTTTGACTGTATCTTCTATTACCTGAGGATTTTAATGGGCCTCAGAAATGGTGTAGTCAGAATGCCCACATACTGCCTGGATCCCTTACACAGCTCTGACAAGCATGATTCTCTAATCTCCAATAAAGAGGACGGACTCTCCCCACGTCCATTGCATTTCCTGCTTGCAGAACGCCAAAGGTGGCTACTTACTAGAACTAGATGAGACAACACTTGTGCAATTACAAGGAGATGAACCCACAGGGTCACCATAGATACTGGATTTCTTTCAATGTTTTTCAATACCATGtcataagaactaacaccataaaatTTTTTCTCCAgctaataattattttaacaagACATCATGCACATGCTATTTTTGATTACTCAACTATctaattataaatgaaaattgaaaggataaatcagaatttttgttgggtttatgAGAAGTGAAAGTAATGGGTTGCCCAGCTGTCCTTTTCCTCTTCTAGtctaaaaacaagaaaagttccttctttttaattcctgcatgatttttctttttctgatttgttcAAAATGGAATGCATAGCCTCGCTAAAGAGGCTATTATTAAAACATGGGTTCTCATTTTAGCAGGCACTGCGTAAATCAAGTTGTTAAGTATCTCACATTCACTGGTCTGAGTTTTCTGAAGCCTCGAGTGGCTTGTTGTCAGTCCTGAAATCTATGAATGAATTTCTTTTGAATGTTTATGTCATACTTAGTCTTTCCTCACAGTTAAGGATCTATTCTGGTGCCAAATACAGGAAATGATAGCAAGAGAATGAactcaaagtcacacagtttCTAATGGTCCAGATCTACAAATTTGACCATGCTGAACTCCATAGAGGTATACTTTAATAAAGTCTACCCAAAACCTGATTGCAGGAAATTAccattttattctaatttatcAATCATGAGCATATTAATCTGTCATGCAGCCGTCAGTTAACATTTCACTCAAGTCTTCTGAACTGCAGTTGGCCCAGGCTTCACGGATTTCCTGGCAGTACTGTTGGTATAACCTCTTTAGACTTCAATATTACTTAGTTAAAAGTTAAAATTCCCAACTTAAAGACAGTGTGTGTAGGACCCTCAATCGAGGATGAAAAGACGATGTACAACTTTTTATCTAGAAAAACCTTCAAAGATGAAGTTCTAAAGGACAGCCGGCCTCTTGGGCAGGCACCTTCCACCAGTGCAGAGACCCAATTACTGATCTCTTAAAGCTGCTGCGTTTGGAAATGTGGATGCTATTAAGGTTCTTCTATCACATTATACTTTATTCAGCTGGTAATTACAAATATGAGGTCAGCCCTGCAGAAAACAGAATAGAATGGTCAGCAGTTAGATTCGGCCAGTCTGATCCCCAGGCATCCAGAGAGGAGAGTAATATCACAGTATACTCCAGCCAGCCCTGGCCAGTTTTACCAATATTAAGCCTTACCTTCAGAAATACCAGGTATGAATCTCTAAGCTTAAACTTTAGCATCTAAAACCTTCACCCCAGAAATTTTCTTTAGAGTCTATGATTCAAGAGTCATAAACAATATGTATTATCAAGCTAGGGTCTCAGCACTAATGGGAGAGAATTAAAATTTGTATATGGGCTTTCAAACAGTGCGACTTGCTTTACTCCTGACTTCCTTTGGGCACACGGAAATCCTAGCCCATGGACCTTGATGGTGGCTCTGGCATTACATCCCTGTAAATGGAAGCATTTTCCCCTCACCTAGTAATCCTTCACTGTCCCCTCTGAAAATTGTGGTGGAAAGggtgaaaattatatgaatatGAAATCATTCATatgaataatatgaaaattattcAGATGTTACATATCCATTTGTCACCGAACAAAGTCTGGCTCCTAGACTGGATGTACTTTGATTAGAAGTTGATGCCAACATGCTATAGGCTGAGCAGTAGCCCTACTTCCTGGATTTGAgtttgaaatacttttataagTAGACTTCATTCCTCACAAAGCAAATCTGAAGCTAtgatctttgaaaataattgaaacCAATGAAGTTATGCATTGAACAGCAGGTGTTCTagtctagctgccggaatgcaatataccagaaatggaatggcttttaaaaaggggaatttaggctggagaggctggagggaactgcctgaaaatatagagctgtgttccagtagccatgtttcttgaggatgattgaataatgatatagctttcacaatgtgactgtgtgattgtgaaaaccttgtgtctgatgctccttttatctaccttgtcaacaaatgagtagaacatatggaataaaaataaataatagggggaacaaatgttaaaataaatttagtttgaaatgctagtgatcagtgaaagcaaggggtaaggggtatggtaggtataatctttttttgttgttgttttcattttctttctttttctattgtctttctatttctttttctgaatggatgcaaatgttctaagaaatgatgaatatgcaactaagtgatgatattgtaaattactgattatctatgttaatgttatatttcgtttgttaaaatttttaattaataaataaattttaaaataaattaaaatttttttaaatgaaaaggggaatttaatgagttgctaatttacagttctaaggccgagaaaatgtcccaattaaaacaagtctatagaaatgtccaatttaaggcatccagggaaagatacctcggttcaagagggccgatgaagttcagggtttctctctcatccgagaaggcacatggtgaacacagtcatggtttcttcCTTggttggaaggcacatggcgaacacagcgtcatctgctagctttctctcctggcttcctgtttcatgaagctccaggggaggcgttttccttcttcatctctaaagcgctggctgatggactctctcctttgtggtgctgcagcattctctgctctctctcaatctcccattctccaaaatgtttcctcttttataggactccaataaaccaatcaagacccacccaaatgggtgaagacatgtcatcacctaatccagtttaacaaccactcttgactaaatcacatcatccagagagatgatctgatcacagtttcaaacatacagtattgaatagggattattctacctttatgaaatgggattttgattaaaacatggcttctaggggcatacttcctttcaaaccagcacagcaggtttGGATGTTACTTTTACAATCATGTCAATATGATGCTGGTGTCTGTTTAAAAGCataacatttgttttaaaattaattttagctAAAACATGGGAATAATTATTCTGCTCTTTGAGTATAATattaaaagacaatttttttttcttctaactttttattttgaaatacattcaaacttacaggatagttacaaaaataatacaatccTTGgatacaaagaactccaacagACAATTTCTTATAATGTGAATATTCTTAAAGTTAGAcaatttatatcaaaataaacTGAAACTAGTAAATATGTAGCTTTTACCTATCTTAAATCAAAGGAAGGAAGGCAAGGACATAAAATCTTCCAAGCACCATAATGAAGGTTGGAAGGAAAGCCCAATGGCTACAGAGGACAGTagtggcaaaaattaaaaaaaaaaatctttatcaaaAGTATTCACTTTGGGTCCAAATTATCCAAGAAATTGTTAGTATTGGGTATTATTGGagcataaataaacaaaaaaaaaacttgtcaaaTTCCATGGGAAACAGAAGacaacatgaataaataaaaaaacatcatTGCTGCTTAATGAATTTTATTCAGGTCTATTATTACATTATTACATTCCTTTGAATGACAAAGCATGATGGAGTTGTATTTGCAGGAGGAAAAGGTGTTCCAGAAGAAATTCTTGCAGGACATTTGATCTGGGCATGCAGActgctgggggcggggtggggggaactGCCTGCTGTTTGTCCCCCTCCCTTGCTGACCCCCCTATAAGGGCATGGTGCTGGCCTGGGAGTTCCACTCATACCACAGGGCCAGGCAAGTGAAGAGgctgtttctctttatttctgcCACTTCCTGcagatgcttttaaaaagaagcagatgacaaaagaaagaaaaaacaatccagCTCAGCCAGCATTAAAAGCTACTCTTGAAAAACAAAAGATGTTCCAGAACCATAAAgcacatttccattttaatttaaagGATGAGAAAGTTAATGTCTTAAAGAAACTGCTCTGATTCGAAGAAGAATTGAtaattctcaaagaaaaaaacctGTTTTACCCATAAATCTTTGTTGAGGTCCTCAATTAGAAGAGTTAAGGAAATAAATCATTTCCCCCCGACAAGGAGCTGGAGCCCCTGAGGTGGAACAGGCTAACCAGGCTTGTTTTTGCCATCTTCGGTCATAGTCCTGATGCCCACAAACGGCTCCTCAAAACAGATCAGGTCGGAGATGTTCCATTCTGATCCTCTAGATTCCTTGGAAAGCTCCTAGCAGTAACCTAATGATAAATGACCTGTCTGAAACTTATCTGGTAATTTCagagaaaaatccatttttaatggTCAAGTTTATGTACTCTTTCTTGGaactttttcaaaatggaaaaaaaagggaaaattaatcaCTTCATGAAGTTACAAATTCTCACAATGGAAAATATAATGATGTCAATTAATCTGCACCAGAGAGAACATGTGTGCATCCATAAATTACGGCTATAGAAAGCTGTGCAACTGCAGCAGCAGCCACTTCCGTCTCCAGCAGGCTGGCGTGCAGGGCTCCCCTTGAGCAGCAGAGCTCTCTAACAGACTTCACTGGCAGGACAGCTGGGGCACCTGGAAGCCTGGTCTGAAATAGGGCATCACAGTACCACGGGGACACGGAGGGGACACAATCAAGTGCAGCCCTGAGTCCTGCCTTGTCAGTTGGAACACACTCATACGAACACAGTTGGCGTGGAGATGCTGGTGTGGCCAAATATGCTGAAGAAAGAGTCGGACAGTCAGCTGGACTGTAACCGAGCCAGGACATTGTACTCACCCCACTCTGCTGGCCACGACACAGGAGAGCAGCAGCAGGAGGCAGAGTGGCAGTGGCATCCTGCAGGCTGACTGGCATTTCTCTCTAGCTCTGTAGCTGTTCATTTCCTGGGCAGCTCAGAAATTGATGTGTACTGGGTCTCTTTTTGGAGGGTTGCGGGGAGGTTCTCAGCTCAACCTCTAGCTATCTTTTTATATAAATCTGTCTAATGCTCATACCCCTCTTTGCTCACACTCAAGCAGTGACTCACAAGTCTGAGCAATTAGTGCCCTCAAAAGTGCTTTGGGGTTGGATTTAACCCTTTAATTAAAGCCTCGGGTCTTTTCCTGTTTTGAGTGAAATCTGCTCTTAATATGGAATGCATGtgcacttgcttttttttttttttttttttttttttttttttttaaagacagagagaaggaaggaaggatagaaggaaggaaggaaggaagaaagggaaacatctttaaacattttcttgttttattgtattttgtttttccgttttttgttacatgggctggggccgggaatcgaaccgaggtcctccggcatagcaggcaagcactttgcccgctgagccaccgcggcccgccctgcactTGCTTTTAAAGAAACTGTCCTTCCTCATAATTGTGCTTATGGCAAGCAGGAAGCCACGAGAACAAAACCAAGTGATTTAACACAATATGAAGTCGGTCTTGAATTAAGAGCTTCGAGTCTGAAATTGGGCCCATGGCTGAACGTGCTCTGGACAGAAGATCCAGGAGGCAATGAGGTCTCAGAGCAGCCACTAGTTTCACCAAATTGCAGGGAAGGGCTGTTCTGAGGGGTCGGTCATTGTCCTCTGGCTCAGGCCTTCTCGAGTTGTCACATGCACAGGAGCCAACTTCAGTACAGAAGAAATGGCAGATTTGATGCAgtaggggcagggcagggggagggaggagagagtcTGCATCTCTAGCAAGCCCCCAGGTGATGCTGACCCTTGGAGTA of the Tamandua tetradactyla isolate mTamTet1 chromosome 2, mTamTet1.pri, whole genome shotgun sequence genome contains:
- the DFFA gene encoding DNA fragmentation factor subunit alpha → MEVTGVSGASEHGEARALKPCLLRSNHSREQYGVAASCLEELRNKACDILAIDTSLAPVTLVLAEDGTIVDDDDYFLCLPSNTKFVALAGDEKWAYNNSDGGTAWISQESFDVDETDSGEGLKWKNVARQLKKDLSNIILLSEENLQMLVNVPCSDLAQELCQSPITVQGLQNTLQQVLDQREEARQSRQLLELYLQALEKEGSILSKQKESKAKFGEEMDVVDTSISREMSSKTALTSQILTALKEKPAPELSLSSQDLELVTREDPKALAFALNWDIKKTETVRQACSQELAVRLQQIQSLHSLRNISARKNSLPEELQNPKQAKADPI